One part of the Schistocerca cancellata isolate TAMUIC-IGC-003103 chromosome 12, iqSchCanc2.1, whole genome shotgun sequence genome encodes these proteins:
- the LOC126109553 gene encoding uncharacterized protein LOC126109553 — protein MLRCLDDTKISRTVDLAEVTWLPCPDDTDSRTVGAEAEAEAEARQTCAAGKPVQPRDVPSPCTGDAFFAGTVLQYQLHRAACRAAGKFDPGNPARMPLHKCDVYRSPEAGEVLRRLMRPGSSAPWQEALRLAANESQLDGSAVRDYFRPLEDWLAQENQRTGEYVGWLYDGDYCKQSIETANLQVSGGYYNAAMVCSPTVAVMLIPLLVTQFLVASGV, from the exons atgttaCGATGTTTGGATGACACAAAAATATCGCGAACCGTTGACCTCGCCGAAGTGACGTGGCTTCCCTGCCCCGACgacacagatagccgcaccgtaggtgcagaGGCCGAGGCGGAggcagaggccagacaaacgtgtgctgcAGGGAAGCCAGTCCAGCCTCGTGACGTGCCCTCGCCGTGTACAGGGGATGC GTTCTTCGCGGGCACGGTGCTGCAGTACCAGCTGCACAGGGCGGCGTGCCGCGCGGCCGGCAAGTTCGACCCGGGCAACCCGGCCAGGATGCCGCTGCACAAGTGCGACGTCTACCGCAGCCCGGAGGCCGGGGAAGTGCTCAG GCGACTGATGCGGCCGGGCTCGTCGGCGCCGTGGCAGGAGGCGCTGCGGCTGGCCGCCAACGAGTCGCAGCTGGACGGCTCGGCCGTCAGGGACTACTTCCGGCCGCTCGAGGACTGGCTCGCCCAGGAGAACCAGCGCACCGGCGAGTACGTCGGCTGGCTCTACG aTGGTGATTACTGCAAGCAGAGTATCGAGACAGCCAACTTGCAGGTCTCCGGTGGCTACTACAATGCAGCAATGGTTTGCAGCCCTACTGTAGCTGTGATGCTCATCCCTCTCTTGGTTACACAGTTTCTAGTTGCAAGTGGTGTCTAG